The following is a genomic window from Parabacteroides johnsonii DSM 18315.
AAAACAAGGTACTCAGAAGTACCAACAAGGCTATTTTCTTCATAATGTATTCTGTTTTCCAGGTTTTAACTCCAATTGGGGAGAGCCCTATCTCAACACCACCAGCACCCCGACCGGGCCGTGTGCCCCCAATACAAGCGCCTGTTCGATATCGGCTGTTTTGGATGGGCCTGAGATGAAAGCGCCGAAATCGTATGTCATGTTTTCCGTTCGCTTATAGGCCTCGTGCATGTTGTTCACGATCGAACTACGATCTATCAGCATGACCAAGCTGTTGGAGATAAAATACAATGCCTTGTGCTTCACCCCGCGGGTAATCCAGACAGCCCCGTTCTCGGCTACACCGAAATGGCCCTCCACGACGGCAAGGTCAGTATTGTCCAACTCGCGGGGATCGTCGAGGTCGTCCGGATTGAAGGTGGCACAGGTGATACCGGGCAGATTGGAAGCAATCCGGGTTGCATCAGGAAAATGGCGGCGGATGATATCGTTGATATCGTCGCCAGGCTGCATCAGGACAGCTTGCCCCCCGGCAGCTTTCAGGGAGTCGGTAAATTGGGTGATTTTATCTTCGTAAGTGATGGCATCCAGCGTCAGTTCCGGCATGTCGTAACGTTTGCCGGTGTGGCGACGGATAGCAGATAATATATCGTTTTTACTACTCATTGTCATATTATTTTATCTTGTTACTTTTCCACATTTCATTGAACGACTGTTTGGCAAAAACCGGCAGTTCACGACCCTTTCCCCATGCATTCAGAGCGTTGTAGATCATAAAACGAGGCATCTTATTGGCCACCGGGGCAAACTTCAAAGCCGCATTGAACAGCTTCGGGCGTTCCATCAAGAACTTCATGCCGCCGGACATAATCTTCTTCTCTGTGCTCGCTTTTCCAATCTTATCCAAATCCTGGCGCCAGCGGTAAATCTGTTCGCCGAGATCAATCTTGACCGGGCAGACATTCGAGCAAGAGAGGCACAGCGAGCAGGCGGAAACATTGTCCGAATATTTCACCGGATCTTTTAGCATCCCCAAGTTGATCCCGATCGGTCCGGGTATAAAATAGGTATAAGAATAGCCACCGCTACGACGATAGACCGGACAGGTATTCATACACTCGCCACAACGGATGCAGTTCAGAGTACGGATATGATCAGGACGCGCCAGGATATCGCTCCGCCCATTATCGACTATAATGATATGAAACTCTCCCCCTTCTTTCGGCTTACAATAGTGAGAAGTATAAGAAGTGATCGGCTGCCCCGTGCCGGAGCGTGCCAGCAGACGAGTAAAGACACCTAACGACTCCCGATCCGGAACGATCTTCTCCATTCCGAACGTCGCAATGTGGACATTCGGGAAAGAAGTTCCCATATCTGCATTCCCTTCATTGGTACAAACCACTATCTCACCAGTCGAAGCGACTGCAAAGTTAGCTCCCGTCATAGCGACATCGGCTGTCAGGAACTTCTCGCGCATATTTTTGCGGACGGCATGCGTCAGATAGGTCGGGTCTGAGTTTCCTTTTTCCGTACCTAACACGCGCTCCATCATCTCGCCTACCTCCTGCCGCTTGATATGGATAGCGGGCATCACGATATGGCTGGGATGAAGTTTCATCCATTGAAGTATACGTTCACCGAGGTCGCTCTCAATTATATCGTAGCCGTTTCCGAACAAGAAATCGTTCATGCCACACTCTTCGGTCAACATAGATTTACTCTTTATCAGCGTATGCGCCTTATGTTGCCTCAGGATTTCAGCGACAATCGCATTATGTTCCGCCGCATCTTTCGCCCAATGGACGATTGCCCCATTAGCCGTGGCGTTCTTCTCGAACTCCTCCAAAAGGGTATCCAAATGACTGTTCGAATAAAGTTTGATATCACAAGCCAGTTCGCGCAAGCGTTCCCATTCGGGAAGCGAA
Proteins encoded in this region:
- a CDS encoding LutC/YkgG family protein; amino-acid sequence: MSSKNDILSAIRRHTGKRYDMPELTLDAITYEDKITQFTDSLKAAGGQAVLMQPGDDINDIIRRHFPDATRIASNLPGITCATFNPDDLDDPRELDNTDLAVVEGHFGVAENGAVWITRGVKHKALYFISNSLVMLIDRSSIVNNMHEAYKRTENMTYDFGAFISGPSKTADIEQALVLGAHGPVGVLVVLR
- a CDS encoding lactate utilization protein B, with protein sequence MSTKHSKAAARFIGNRKQEAWHDETLWMVRAKRDKMSHSLPEWERLRELACDIKLYSNSHLDTLLEEFEKNATANGAIVHWAKDAAEHNAIVAEILRQHKAHTLIKSKSMLTEECGMNDFLFGNGYDIIESDLGERILQWMKLHPSHIVMPAIHIKRQEVGEMMERVLGTEKGNSDPTYLTHAVRKNMREKFLTADVAMTGANFAVASTGEIVVCTNEGNADMGTSFPNVHIATFGMEKIVPDRESLGVFTRLLARSGTGQPITSYTSHYCKPKEGGEFHIIIVDNGRSDILARPDHIRTLNCIRCGECMNTCPVYRRSGGYSYTYFIPGPIGINLGMLKDPVKYSDNVSACSLCLSCSNVCPVKIDLGEQIYRWRQDLDKIGKASTEKKIMSGGMKFLMERPKLFNAALKFAPVANKMPRFMIYNALNAWGKGRELPVFAKQSFNEMWKSNKIK